A region of Sphingobium baderi DNA encodes the following proteins:
- a CDS encoding protein adenylyltransferase SelO family protein, producing the protein MNAPLQPAKYSPAHEIAALMPDIGDPVKAADFPQTILRFRNDRWAEAVGLETWNDEEWTRHFGRFHPLPGSMPNPLALRYHGHQFRSYNPQIGDGRGFLFAQLRDGAGRLLDLGTKGSGQTPYSRFGDGRLTLKGGVREILATEMLEALGVNTSKTFSLIETGEALERHDEPSPTRAAVLVRLSHSHIRIGTFQRAAYFDDKALLEKLTDYALTRLYGETPGDNPPVQLMTRVIERTADLAASYMVAGFVHGVLNSDNINVTGESFDYGPWRFAPTWDNGFTAAYFDETGLYAFGRQAEAIHWDAAQLAVSLRPLVEAEPLVEQMERFPALFSEALTRRFCWRLGVADDGDASALVQAAVRGMIETGTEIDRFFHDWRGGKARAAGRYADESWAPFREVASGFEANGDRTHPYWTDENPCSMHIEEVEAIWSAIDREDDWQPLYDKVAAIRRMGEAHGDAPKVP; encoded by the coding sequence ATGAACGCGCCCCTGCAACCCGCCAAATATAGCCCCGCCCATGAAATCGCCGCGCTGATGCCCGACATCGGCGATCCGGTCAAAGCGGCGGACTTCCCGCAAACCATCCTGCGCTTCCGCAATGATCGCTGGGCGGAGGCCGTCGGGCTGGAAACATGGAACGATGAGGAATGGACCAGGCATTTCGGCCGTTTCCATCCCTTGCCAGGTTCGATGCCCAACCCATTGGCTTTGCGATATCATGGGCATCAGTTCCGCAGTTATAATCCGCAGATCGGGGACGGACGCGGCTTCCTGTTCGCGCAGTTGCGGGACGGCGCGGGACGGCTGCTGGACCTGGGCACCAAGGGTTCGGGGCAGACGCCCTATAGCCGCTTTGGCGACGGCCGGTTGACGCTGAAAGGCGGAGTGCGGGAAATATTGGCGACCGAAATGCTGGAAGCTCTGGGCGTCAACACGTCCAAGACATTCTCGCTGATCGAGACGGGCGAAGCACTGGAGCGCCATGACGAACCGTCCCCTACCCGCGCCGCCGTGCTGGTGCGGCTCAGCCATTCGCATATCCGCATCGGGACTTTCCAGCGCGCGGCCTATTTCGACGACAAGGCGCTGCTGGAGAAGCTGACCGACTATGCGTTGACCCGGCTTTACGGGGAAACGCCGGGAGATAATCCGCCGGTGCAGTTGATGACGCGGGTGATCGAGCGGACCGCCGATCTGGCGGCAAGCTATATGGTCGCGGGCTTCGTGCATGGCGTGCTGAACAGCGACAATATCAATGTGACGGGCGAGAGTTTCGATTATGGGCCGTGGCGGTTCGCTCCCACATGGGACAACGGCTTCACCGCCGCCTATTTCGACGAGACAGGTCTCTATGCCTTCGGGCGACAGGCCGAAGCGATCCACTGGGACGCCGCGCAACTGGCGGTGTCGCTGCGCCCGCTGGTGGAGGCGGAGCCGCTGGTCGAGCAGATGGAGCGGTTTCCGGCCCTGTTCAGCGAGGCGCTGACGCGGCGTTTCTGCTGGCGGCTGGGGGTTGCGGACGACGGCGATGCATCGGCGCTGGTTCAGGCCGCCGTGCGAGGGATGATCGAGACGGGGACGGAGATAGACCGCTTTTTCCATGACTGGCGCGGTGGCAAGGCGCGGGCGGCGGGACGCTATGCCGATGAAAGCTGGGCGCCTTTTCGCGAAGTCGCAAGTGGGTTCGAGGCGAATGGCGACCGGACGCATCCCTATTGGACGGACGAGAATCCCTGCTCCATGCATATCGAGGAAGTGGAGGCGATCTGGAGCGCCATCGACCGGGAGGACGACTGGCAACCGCTTTACGACAAGGTTGCCGCGATCCGGCGCATGGGCGAGGCGCATGGAGACGCGCCGAAGGTGCCATGA
- a CDS encoding alpha/beta fold hydrolase, which produces MSGYTDGFWWSPDGLRLHYRDYGGEEAGGNDGRPPLLCLPGLTRNARDFEPLAERLAGQWRLICPDMRGRAESAYAKDPMTYVPLTYLQDIGRLLADLAVTRFVAIGTSLGGLITMLIAATHREWLAGALLNDVGPTLEEAGLARIRTYVGIGQSHPSWVHAARALEESNRDIYPAYDLEQWIAMAKRLYRLNSGGRIVLDYDMRVAEPLRLTGGEEAAPDMWPVMAAFRGIPTQILRGEHSDLLSDATARRMVAEIGEGAELTVVPRVGHAPALDEPESVAAVDRLLARVLRG; this is translated from the coding sequence TTGAGCGGCTATACCGATGGATTTTGGTGGTCCCCCGATGGCCTGCGCCTCCATTATCGCGACTATGGTGGCGAGGAAGCGGGGGGCAATGACGGGCGGCCGCCTTTGCTCTGCCTGCCCGGCCTCACCCGCAACGCCCGCGATTTCGAGCCGCTTGCCGAAAGGCTCGCGGGCCAATGGCGGCTGATTTGCCCCGACATGCGCGGGCGGGCCGAAAGCGCCTATGCCAAAGACCCGATGACCTATGTGCCGCTCACCTATCTTCAGGATATAGGGCGGCTGCTGGCGGACCTTGCCGTCACGCGCTTCGTCGCCATCGGCACCTCGCTGGGCGGGCTCATCACCATGCTGATCGCCGCGACCCATCGGGAATGGCTGGCGGGCGCGTTGCTCAACGATGTGGGGCCGACGCTGGAGGAGGCGGGGCTGGCGCGCATCCGCACCTATGTGGGCATCGGCCAGTCGCATCCCAGTTGGGTCCATGCCGCCCGCGCGCTGGAGGAATCCAACCGCGACATCTACCCGGCTTATGATCTCGAACAATGGATCGCCATGGCGAAGCGTCTTTACCGCCTCAACTCGGGGGGGCGTATCGTGCTGGACTATGACATGCGCGTCGCCGAACCCCTGCGCCTGACCGGCGGAGAGGAAGCGGCTCCCGACATGTGGCCCGTCATGGCCGCCTTTCGCGGCATTCCGACGCAGATATTGCGGGGGGAGCATTCGGATCTGCTGAGCGACGCCACCGCGCGGCGCATGGTCGCGGAAATAGGCGAAGGCGCGGAGCTGACCGTCGTGCCCCGCGTCGGCCATGCTCCCGCGCTGGACGAGCCGGAATCGGTGGCGGCGGTCGACCGTCTGCTTGCCCGCGTCCTCCGTGGCTGA
- a CDS encoding glycosyltransferase — translation MAEDLARPPRLLHVHGSFSLGGKEARAVRLMNLWGDRAHHSIVSAAPDAMGARDAIDPALQVDFPTPPPLMGRPGLRRFREIANFLKSFDLILTYNWGAMDAVISHRFATSFMHLPPLIHHEDGFNADEANGLKPQRNLYRRLALQRAEALVVPSVRLESIARQVWRQPEDKVHLIRNGIDVARYVTPPAPDAIPALGRTPGKLLVGTLAGLRAVKNIPRLVRAVAAHRDRLQLAIVGEGPERDAILAEAASHGLDDICLAGFMTDPWRFVGLFDIFALSSDSEQFPISLVEAMAASVPVAAMDVGDVANMVAPENRPFIVPDEQQLAAALGALADDAGLRARLGRANQERAIRDFDEARMVDAYAALYGKALAQPDILR, via the coding sequence GTGGCTGAAGATTTGGCGCGGCCGCCCCGGCTGCTTCATGTGCATGGCAGCTTCTCGCTGGGCGGCAAGGAAGCGCGGGCTGTCCGCCTCATGAACCTCTGGGGCGATCGCGCCCATCACAGCATCGTCAGCGCCGCGCCGGACGCCATGGGCGCCCGCGACGCCATCGACCCGGCGCTACAGGTGGACTTCCCCACGCCGCCGCCTCTCATGGGCCGCCCCGGCCTGCGCCGCTTTCGCGAGATAGCGAACTTCCTGAAAAGTTTCGATTTGATACTGACTTACAACTGGGGCGCGATGGACGCCGTAATATCCCATCGCTTCGCCACCTCATTCATGCATTTGCCTCCCCTCATCCATCATGAGGACGGCTTCAACGCCGACGAAGCCAATGGATTGAAGCCCCAGCGCAACCTCTACCGCCGCCTCGCCCTCCAGCGCGCCGAGGCTCTCGTCGTCCCCTCCGTGCGCCTCGAAAGCATCGCCCGTCAGGTCTGGCGACAACCGGAGGACAAGGTCCACCTCATCCGCAACGGCATAGACGTGGCCCGTTACGTCACGCCGCCCGCGCCCGATGCCATCCCCGCCCTTGGCCGCACGCCGGGCAAACTGCTCGTCGGCACACTGGCGGGCCTGCGCGCGGTCAAAAACATTCCCCGTCTTGTCCGCGCGGTCGCCGCCCATCGCGACCGCCTGCAACTGGCGATCGTCGGCGAAGGCCCGGAACGCGACGCCATCCTCGCCGAAGCCGCTTCCCATGGCCTGGACGATATCTGCCTTGCCGGTTTCATGACCGACCCGTGGCGCTTCGTCGGCCTTTTCGACATCTTCGCTTTATCCTCGGACAGCGAACAATTCCCGATCTCACTGGTAGAGGCAATGGCGGCGAGCGTCCCCGTCGCGGCGATGGATGTCGGCGACGTTGCGAATATGGTCGCGCCTGAAAACCGCCCCTTCATCGTGCCGGATGAACAGCAGCTTGCCGCTGCCTTGGGTGCGCTGGCGGATGATGCCGGACTGCGCGCCCGACTGGGCCGTGCGAACCAGGAACGCGCCATTCGCGATTTCGACGAAGCGCGAATGGTCGATGCCTATGCCGCGCTTTACGGGAAGGCGCTGGCCCAGCCGGACATTTTGCGCTAG
- a CDS encoding NAD(P)H-dependent flavin oxidoreductase → MFKGLKPIVYGGREVWPLVEGGKGVAVSNHASSGAWAAAGGIGTVSAVNADSYDSMGNVIPQIYHGRTRRDRHEELIAYAIDGAVEQVKRAFEIAGGKGAININVLWEMGGAQRVLHGVLEKTKGMVSGVTCGAGMPYKLSEIAASYGVNYLPIVSSARAFRALWKRAYSKASEWLAAVVYEDPWLAGGHNGLSNAEDPREPQDPYPRVKALRETMREGGISDDVPIVMAGGVWYLRDWNDWIDNPELGAIAFQFGTRPLLTQESPIPQPWKERLMQLESGDVLLHRFSPTGFYSSAIRNPFLRNLEARSERQIPFSTEQAGDHTHQLDAGVKGKNFWVTRNDLLRAREWVGQGFLSALKTPDNTLVFVTEEERAEIRKDQTDCMGCLSQCAFSSWMDSETNSTGRLADPRSFCIQKSLQEAVHGGSLDANLLFAGHGAYNFKKDPFYSNGFVPTVKQLVDRILTGD, encoded by the coding sequence TTGTTCAAGGGTTTGAAACCCATCGTCTATGGTGGTCGTGAGGTTTGGCCGCTGGTCGAAGGCGGAAAAGGCGTGGCGGTTTCCAACCACGCCAGCTCCGGCGCATGGGCTGCGGCAGGGGGAATCGGTACCGTGTCCGCGGTGAACGCCGACAGTTACGACAGCATGGGCAATGTCATCCCGCAAATCTATCATGGCCGCACCCGTCGCGACCGGCATGAGGAACTGATCGCCTATGCCATAGACGGCGCGGTGGAACAGGTGAAGCGCGCCTTTGAAATCGCGGGCGGCAAGGGCGCGATTAACATCAACGTCCTTTGGGAAATGGGTGGCGCGCAGCGCGTTCTGCACGGCGTACTCGAAAAGACCAAGGGCATGGTGTCGGGCGTTACCTGCGGAGCGGGCATGCCTTACAAGCTGAGCGAAATCGCGGCATCCTATGGCGTGAATTATCTGCCTATCGTCAGTTCTGCCCGCGCTTTTCGTGCTTTGTGGAAGCGTGCCTATTCCAAGGCGTCCGAATGGCTCGCCGCCGTGGTTTATGAAGATCCGTGGTTGGCAGGCGGCCATAACGGGCTTTCAAACGCGGAAGATCCGCGGGAGCCGCAAGATCCTTATCCCCGCGTGAAGGCGCTGCGGGAAACCATGCGTGAGGGCGGCATTTCCGATGATGTGCCGATCGTGATGGCAGGCGGCGTCTGGTATTTGCGGGACTGGAACGATTGGATCGACAATCCTGAATTGGGCGCCATCGCCTTCCAGTTCGGCACCCGGCCGCTCCTGACTCAGGAAAGTCCCATCCCGCAGCCGTGGAAAGAAAGGCTGATGCAATTGGAATCGGGTGACGTGCTGCTTCACCGTTTCTCGCCCACCGGCTTTTACAGCTCGGCCATTCGAAATCCCTTCCTCCGCAATCTGGAGGCCCGATCGGAACGGCAGATTCCTTTCAGCACCGAGCAAGCGGGCGATCACACGCATCAACTCGACGCGGGGGTGAAGGGCAAGAATTTCTGGGTAACCCGCAACGACCTTCTGCGTGCTCGCGAATGGGTGGGGCAGGGGTTTTTATCTGCGCTGAAGACGCCGGACAACACGCTTGTCTTCGTGACGGAAGAGGAAAGGGCCGAAATCCGCAAGGATCAGACCGATTGCATGGGTTGTCTTAGCCAATGTGCTTTTTCGAGTTGGATGGACAGCGAAACTAATTCGACCGGGCGCCTCGCCGATCCCCGCAGTTTCTGCATTCAGAAATCCTTGCAGGAAGCTGTGCATGGCGGATCGCTGGATGCCAATCTGCTGTTCGCGGGCCATGGGGCCTATAATTTCAAGAAAGACCCTTTCTATTCCAACGGCTTCGTTCCGACGGTGAAGCAATTGGTCGATCGGATTCTTACGGGCGACTGA
- a CDS encoding DUF2093 domain-containing protein yields MADIQGLAVLHYDTPHFEVVRPGQFVLCAVSGARIDLEDLKYWSAEFQEAYRGADEATQSFIRHRGLASLTS; encoded by the coding sequence ATGGCGGATATTCAAGGACTTGCGGTGCTGCACTATGATACGCCGCATTTCGAAGTGGTGCGTCCGGGACAGTTCGTTTTATGCGCTGTTTCCGGCGCGCGCATCGATCTTGAGGATCTGAAATATTGGAGCGCTGAATTCCAGGAAGCCTATAGAGGGGCGGATGAAGCTACCCAATCCTTTATTCGGCATCGGGGTTTGGCTTCCTTAACCAGCTAA
- the purU gene encoding formyltetrahydrofolate deformylase, giving the protein MNGPVASSWVLTLACVDRVGIVAAVSQFLAERGGFITDSQQYADRESGRFFMRVAFEATNNRMDGGTQWLRVEFAPIGDYFAMDWRLTDVDERPRILIAVSKGSHCLADLLHRWQTSTLAVDIMGVVSNHPDMRRITEWHGISYHELPANGDKPTQEAALFDIFERTCSDYLILARYMQVLSEELVAKLVGRCVNIHHSFLPGFKGARPYHRAHERGVKLIGATAHFVTANLDEGPIIEQAVERIDHRATAEDMVRIGRDIETQVLARAVRWIADRRVLLNGRKTVIFR; this is encoded by the coding sequence TTGAACGGTCCTGTTGCTTCATCCTGGGTCTTGACGCTTGCTTGCGTGGATCGCGTCGGGATTGTCGCCGCAGTGAGCCAGTTTCTGGCGGAGCGCGGCGGCTTCATTACCGACAGCCAGCAATATGCCGACCGGGAATCGGGGCGTTTCTTCATGCGCGTCGCCTTTGAAGCGACCAACAATCGCATGGACGGCGGCACGCAATGGCTGCGGGTGGAATTCGCGCCTATAGGCGATTATTTTGCTATGGATTGGCGGCTTACCGACGTTGATGAACGTCCACGCATTCTCATCGCCGTGTCCAAGGGGTCTCATTGCCTCGCCGACCTCCTGCATCGCTGGCAAACGAGCACATTGGCAGTCGATATTATGGGCGTCGTGTCCAATCATCCCGACATGCGCCGCATCACGGAATGGCATGGCATCTCCTATCATGAATTGCCTGCCAATGGCGATAAGCCCACTCAGGAAGCGGCCCTGTTCGATATTTTCGAACGCACCTGCTCTGATTACCTGATTCTGGCGCGCTACATGCAGGTTCTATCGGAAGAACTGGTCGCAAAGCTGGTGGGTCGATGCGTCAACATCCATCACAGCTTTCTTCCGGGCTTTAAGGGCGCGCGTCCTTATCATCGAGCGCATGAACGCGGTGTCAAACTGATCGGCGCAACCGCTCATTTCGTGACGGCGAATCTGGACGAGGGACCGATCATCGAACAGGCAGTCGAGCGGATCGATCATCGCGCAACGGCGGAAGACATGGTCCGCATAGGACGCGACATAGAAACACAGGTATTGGCAAGGGCAGTTCGGTGGATCGCAGATCGCCGCGTGCTGCTGAACGGCAGGAAAACCGTTATATTCCGTTGA
- a CDS encoding 2-oxoadipate dioxygenase/decarboxylase family protein, producing MISGNDRAIYALVTSVLGEGNGKRVLNCLAIEEALLNECGNQVSRAAFAMAMNVALFHDLLDRVPSGADYVRDVAAQNRRVTFDHGALRTVRFAEGPTGGLPAGQDAFARIFIPLGYEMAAIYPLERLGMTGRAYRHIDAPEAIPQFFLSELHVDRFDPAFGEVAWRVFGTSRDPLDNKAKALLDDYAAGRPVNLETATEVLPTILAAFDRQHEPAAFEDYEVLRSRSNEAAWIATEGNAFNHATDRVPDVAALASRLKSENRPMKEKLEISASGRVRQTAFRADSVQRPFADGIFRTVPGSFYEFISRDVDPAVGALDLAFDTGNATGIFAMTRAAP from the coding sequence ATGATTTCCGGGAATGATAGGGCAATATATGCTTTGGTAACGTCCGTTCTGGGAGAAGGGAACGGAAAACGGGTACTAAATTGCCTAGCCATTGAAGAAGCTCTCTTGAATGAGTGTGGCAATCAAGTTTCGCGCGCTGCGTTCGCCATGGCCATGAATGTTGCGCTTTTCCACGATTTGCTTGACCGTGTGCCAAGCGGCGCTGATTATGTCAGGGATGTCGCCGCACAGAACCGCCGCGTCACGTTCGATCACGGAGCGTTGCGGACCGTGCGGTTTGCCGAAGGACCGACCGGCGGTCTTCCAGCGGGGCAAGACGCCTTTGCAAGGATTTTCATCCCACTCGGCTATGAGATGGCCGCCATTTACCCGCTCGAGCGGCTTGGGATGACTGGCCGCGCCTATCGCCACATAGACGCTCCAGAGGCCATTCCCCAATTTTTCCTATCGGAACTGCATGTCGACCGTTTCGATCCGGCATTTGGCGAGGTGGCATGGCGTGTTTTCGGAACATCTCGCGACCCCCTGGATAACAAAGCCAAGGCTTTGCTGGATGATTATGCGGCAGGCCGTCCCGTCAATCTGGAAACGGCCACGGAAGTTCTGCCGACCATTCTCGCCGCGTTCGATCGACAACATGAACCGGCTGCTTTTGAAGACTATGAGGTGCTGCGATCCCGCTCGAACGAAGCCGCGTGGATCGCGACCGAAGGCAACGCCTTCAATCATGCAACCGATCGCGTGCCGGACGTGGCCGCTCTGGCCAGCCGTTTGAAATCGGAAAATCGCCCCATGAAGGAAAAACTGGAAATCTCTGCCAGCGGACGCGTGCGCCAGACCGCCTTTCGCGCGGACAGCGTCCAGAGACCCTTTGCCGATGGGATATTCCGGACCGTGCCGGGTTCCTTCTACGAGTTCATCAGCCGCGATGTCGATCCGGCCGTTGGAGCGCTCGATCTCGCCTTCGACACGGGTAATGCCACCGGCATCTTCGCCATGACAAGAGCAGCCCCCTGA